From Proteiniborus sp. MB09-C3, the proteins below share one genomic window:
- the fliY gene encoding flagellar motor switch phosphatase FliY, translating into MTNNMLSQEEIDMLLKGSYDKVEDETINEVEKDALGEIGNISMGTAATTLFTLLGQKVIITTPKVSLTTIREISEQYPIPFIAVNVKYKQGLQGTNLLILKSHDVKVITDLMMGGDGTNVDRDINEMDISAISEAMNQMVGSSCTSLSELFSSFIDIEPPMAFQINLNEGIDIDAFTFDETIVKVSFKMIVGDLIDSEIMQLIPLKFAQDMVNQLLEKDEAEDLSDISEIEDLNYSYGADESLETSIKQNTSSTQQIMHDERDLEKSNNIKQNPVNMKKFELHQFETAENKVYNEGIELINEIPIDITVELGRTTRKIGEILEYGPGTIIELDKLLGEPLEIYANGKFIAKGEVVVIDDNFGVRITDIISPSKRISKN; encoded by the coding sequence ATGACTAATAACATGCTAAGTCAAGAAGAAATCGATATGCTATTAAAAGGGAGCTATGATAAAGTAGAAGATGAAACGATTAATGAAGTGGAAAAAGATGCATTAGGTGAGATAGGAAATATAAGCATGGGTACTGCAGCAACTACCTTGTTTACACTTTTAGGGCAAAAGGTTATTATTACTACTCCTAAGGTTTCTTTAACTACAATAAGAGAAATATCTGAGCAGTATCCTATACCTTTTATTGCTGTTAATGTTAAGTATAAACAAGGGCTACAAGGAACTAACCTATTGATACTTAAAAGCCATGATGTCAAAGTGATTACTGATTTGATGATGGGTGGAGATGGTACAAATGTCGATAGAGATATTAATGAAATGGATATCAGTGCTATTAGCGAAGCTATGAACCAAATGGTTGGATCTTCATGCACATCCTTATCAGAATTATTTTCAAGTTTTATAGATATTGAACCTCCAATGGCATTTCAGATTAATTTAAATGAAGGTATTGATATTGACGCTTTTACCTTTGATGAAACCATTGTGAAAGTTTCATTTAAAATGATAGTGGGAGATTTGATAGATAGTGAAATAATGCAGCTGATACCATTAAAATTTGCGCAGGATATGGTAAATCAGCTTTTAGAAAAGGATGAGGCGGAAGATTTAAGTGATATTAGTGAAATTGAGGATTTAAATTATTCTTATGGAGCTGATGAATCCTTGGAAACATCAATAAAACAAAATACTTCATCAACGCAACAAATAATGCATGATGAAAGAGACTTAGAAAAAAGCAACAATATTAAACAAAACCCTGTAAATATGAAAAAATTTGAGTTACATCAATTTGAAACGGCTGAGAATAAAGTATATAATGAGGGCATCGAGTTAATCAATGAAATTCCTATAGATATTACTGTAGAATTAGGAAGGACTACTAGAAAAATTGGAGAAATTTTAGAGTATGGCCCAGGAACTATTATTGAACTGGACAAGCTCCTAGGAGAGCCCCTAGAAATTTATGCAAATGGGAAATTTATTGCAAAAGGTGAGGTTGTAGTTATAGATGATAATTTTGGTGTTAGGATAACCGATATTATAAGTCCATCAAAAAGAATAAGCAAGAATTAA
- a CDS encoding response regulator, with amino-acid sequence MANGILIVDDAAFMRMMIKDILTKNGFNVVGEAENGAKAIDKYKELTPELVIMDITMPEVDGIQAVKEIKKIDNSAKVVMCSAMGQQAMVIEAIQAGAKDFIVKPFQTDRVIEAVKKVLG; translated from the coding sequence ATGGCAAATGGAATATTGATTGTAGATGATGCAGCATTTATGAGAATGATGATAAAAGATATTCTCACAAAAAATGGATTCAATGTAGTAGGTGAAGCAGAAAATGGGGCAAAAGCTATAGATAAATATAAAGAGCTTACGCCCGAGCTAGTAATCATGGATATTACAATGCCTGAGGTAGATGGTATTCAAGCTGTTAAAGAAATTAAAAAGATCGATAATAGTGCAAAAGTAGTAATGTGCTCTGCTATGGGGCAGCAGGCTATGGTTATTGAGGCCATACAGGCTGGGGCTAAGGACTTCATTGTAAAACCCTTTCAAACTGATAGAGTAATTGAGGCTGTTAAAAAAGTTTTAGGATAG
- a CDS encoding flagellar biosynthetic protein FliO: MAEIVKTTIYLGSFIIVIFLAFFFTKYIARKSSSLSRSKNIKIIEAISLGNNTRVFVIEIFEVIYIIYDNNSHLLLLDKFNKEDMNTQFMDSGTEKAEINSVVEKFLMRKDNIINKLGKKK; encoded by the coding sequence ATGGCTGAAATTGTAAAAACAACAATATATTTAGGTTCTTTTATAATTGTAATATTTTTAGCCTTTTTTTTTACAAAGTACATAGCTAGAAAATCAAGCTCATTAAGTAGAAGTAAAAATATCAAAATAATTGAAGCTATTTCATTAGGAAATAATACTAGAGTATTTGTTATTGAGATATTTGAAGTCATCTATATTATCTATGATAATAATTCACACTTACTATTATTGGATAAGTTTAATAAGGAAGATATGAATACTCAATTCATGGATTCTGGAACTGAAAAGGCTGAAATTAATAGTGTTGTAGAGAAATTTTTAATGCGAAAGGATAATATTATTAATAAGCTAGGTAAAAAGAAATAG
- the fliP gene encoding flagellar type III secretion system pore protein FliP (The bacterial flagellar biogenesis protein FliP forms a type III secretion system (T3SS)-type pore required for flagellar assembly.) has translation MKLTFRISLILLIIMLFITGTSYAAPQAPSFDGALGFINGSSDNAGYVSAIQLLILFTILSLAPSILIMMTSFTRIIIVLSFLRNAIGTQQTPPNQVLIGIALFLTFFLMAPIAAEINQEAIQPYLAGEVGQEEALDTAMGPIREFMFKQTKEKDIALFLRIAKIDKVDKLEDIPTRVLIPSFIISELKTAFQIGFILYIPFLVIDMVVASTLMSMGMMMLPPVMISLPFKLLLFIMVDGWNLIIGQIISSFK, from the coding sequence ATGAAACTAACTTTTAGAATATCTTTAATTTTGCTTATAATTATGCTTTTTATTACAGGAACTAGTTATGCAGCACCTCAAGCTCCATCATTTGATGGGGCATTAGGCTTTATTAATGGCAGTAGCGACAATGCTGGATATGTCTCAGCTATTCAGCTATTGATATTATTTACGATTTTATCTTTAGCGCCATCAATACTGATTATGATGACCAGCTTTACTAGAATAATTATTGTTTTATCTTTTCTTAGAAACGCAATAGGAACACAGCAAACTCCGCCAAATCAAGTTTTAATTGGAATAGCTTTGTTCTTAACATTTTTTTTAATGGCTCCTATAGCCGCTGAAATTAATCAGGAAGCAATTCAGCCCTACTTAGCAGGTGAAGTGGGGCAGGAAGAAGCTTTAGATACTGCAATGGGCCCCATAAGGGAATTTATGTTTAAACAGACTAAAGAGAAGGATATTGCACTTTTTTTAAGGATTGCTAAAATCGATAAGGTAGATAAACTTGAGGATATTCCTACAAGGGTGCTAATTCCTTCGTTTATAATAAGCGAATTAAAAACAGCATTTCAAATTGGCTTTATTCTATACATCCCATTTTTAGTCATTGATATGGTAGTGGCTAGTACATTAATGTCTATGGGAATGATGATGCTTCCACCTGTTATGATATCATTGCCATTCAAATTGCTGCTTTTTATAATGGTAGATGGATGGAACCTAATAATTGGGCAGATTATTTCTAGTTTTAAATAA
- the fliQ gene encoding flagellar biosynthesis protein FliQ: protein MSQGEVLNIAQQALRTILMVSAPMLGFGLLVGLLVSIFQATTQIQEATLAFVPKIVAVFISILVFGPWILNVLMDFTLNLINNINTYIN, encoded by the coding sequence ATGAGTCAAGGTGAAGTATTAAATATTGCACAGCAAGCTCTTAGAACAATCCTAATGGTATCGGCTCCAATGCTTGGATTTGGGCTACTGGTGGGATTATTAGTTAGTATTTTTCAAGCAACTACACAAATCCAGGAGGCAACTCTAGCTTTTGTACCTAAAATAGTCGCAGTGTTTATATCTATTTTAGTATTTGGCCCTTGGATTTTGAATGTGCTAATGGACTTTACACTAAATCTTATAAATAACATAAATACATATATCAATTAA
- the fliR gene encoding flagellar biosynthetic protein FliR has translation MEALLIDTLNKYQIFLLILVRMAGLFLITPIFSRNNIPNVLKIGFSFFCSIILVNVMEVEILNLAPYELILFSIKELLVGLMLGFISYLFFTTLYLAGQVIDMQTGFGMVNVLDPQQNIQVPIMGTFYYIITVLVFLIIDGHHTLLEALVKSYEYVPIGQFRFSGDMINQLVRILTQTFIVSFKISGPVLAAIFLTDVLLGILAKTMPQMNVFIVGMPLKIFIGIATIIITLPLFIATLQNIFSNMYEEIFNFLKVIQKG, from the coding sequence ATGGAAGCCTTATTAATAGACACATTAAATAAATACCAAATTTTTTTATTGATTTTAGTAAGAATGGCAGGGCTTTTCCTGATTACTCCAATATTTAGTAGAAATAACATTCCTAATGTACTAAAAATTGGTTTTTCATTTTTTTGTTCGATTATATTAGTTAATGTTATGGAGGTTGAGATTTTAAATCTAGCTCCTTATGAATTAATATTATTTTCAATTAAAGAGCTGTTAGTAGGTCTAATGCTAGGCTTTATATCCTACCTTTTTTTCACTACCCTGTATTTAGCTGGACAAGTTATCGACATGCAAACAGGCTTTGGTATGGTTAATGTATTAGATCCACAGCAAAATATACAAGTACCTATAATGGGTACCTTTTACTATATAATTACCGTATTGGTTTTCCTTATTATAGACGGTCATCATACCTTGCTAGAGGCTTTAGTAAAATCTTATGAGTATGTTCCAATTGGGCAATTTAGATTTTCAGGAGATATGATTAATCAGTTGGTGCGTATCCTTACTCAAACCTTTATCGTTAGTTTTAAAATAAGTGGGCCTGTTTTGGCTGCAATTTTTTTAACTGATGTCTTATTAGGTATATTAGCAAAGACAATGCCTCAGATGAATGTATTCATAGTAGGAATGCCTTTAAAAATATTTATAGGAATAGCGACAATAATAATTACCTTGCCTTTATTTATTGCTACTCTTCAGAATATTTTTTCTAATATGTATGAGGAGATTTTTAACTTTTTAAAGGTTATTCAAAAAGGATGA